The following nucleotide sequence is from Primulina tabacum isolate GXHZ01 chromosome 2, ASM2559414v2, whole genome shotgun sequence.
caagagtaagaaaagaaaattcatgtgatgccaaacttgtgattcaacggtatgttttaatgtttttctttaaggtatgaataatttcttcttctcctcttagttttttttatataaaaaattaaaatatatacttatacatagtaataataataataatttttagttcaatgtcgagtaaggtgtcagtaaaatgcacctgagacacattagttaataattattgaaaaatcacaatacactaaattttaatattcattatattcaaaatacagacttaaagaaaaattagtttttcatatgtaccaatttatatatatattttgatcaattaatataaaatatataatagatgtgttcatatatatatatatataattgtatgtgttttcaaatataataatttctaaaatttttttgagaatatagttaaaagatatggtttgtatggctgttaacatgtataattgaaagaattcttttgtaaaagtataatatatactcacacatcttttgtgagtaagtggtgaaaaatgagaaaacaattaataaacttttattgattattaaaaaatggttaattacaagaatataactcccctaaaaaaaatatttattgaaaaaagaaaaaaaaataagtaaatatataacggactgcaaaatactttattcattgtaattttttagatttgattgatgtactatcaatgtgttctaaaacatcaatattgtgtttaaaaaaaaacaaacaaacaaaaagatttttttGTGCTAGATAAatttcaaaggtagtcggatgtatccgttatataaatgtttatatacatatatatatatatatatatatatatatatatggtagaatgtttggataaaaaaattttatgttattttaaaattttgcagttacgttatttaaaaaaaaaacaataagctaaaaaaaaaagggggattttattctttgtaaattttcctaaTTCGTTTgcaatattagtttaattaattgtctcCTTTAATACTTAgtctttttcaatgagagttaatattcattccaactccatgagtgaaaactagctatttcttaaacattttgacctgaaagaatatatggagttgagacttttacaataatattcctgatattatacatgttatggcaGGTgatgtgaattatctttttgactatattattataaaaaatttagaaatttaaaaaaaattatatatatatatatattgttactttatatattatgagaaaataaaaataataataataacacatctaattatatattattatattaaacgaaaatatatatatataaatcggtatatgattttgtttttaatgaatatgtttgtatttgaatatataaaaggaataaagaatctaggttgtgattttccgataaattttattactaagggactagtaataagatagtgtggaggtgtgatgaaacttaaaattaataatttattatatgttaaaacctgtattttaaaatttaagtttcattaaaattataaaattagtattgtttgtttatatttaattgtcttactaaatatgttttattttaggttttctacgtgttggtagaataatgataactcaagctagaaaattcaaatggaggtgactcaaatatgtttggaatccttgagaaattatctacaactttgcagaagacatgattgcctaaaaagttccttaagatgatcaaattgtgcaaatatcaaaaggaggacaaatttacttttattatgaccagcatatagtaaaaatatcataactatttcaatatttaaccaaaatGAGGTGAatcaagtggccaaattcaactacagacaattccccacatgtttgccattttgagcagagtcaaattcggtgattaaagtcgtggaacaaagcattgaaagaagggacattgaattgaacttggaggagacaaagaatactattgcaactacatggcattaataaaaattttgaccctttctctcatttggcctctaaatagaggccttgtgctagcttgagaatcattctatctcattgtaaaatatagtgtgagtgtgtatcaaagttctaagttctaatatattttctttcattttctcaactatgagtgatattttagtgttgatcaaaagtaagcttatggcaagctaaatctattatgtcaaggtgaagaggatgcattctttgtgaagtaagattgtttatattttgtatattctttctttatttcttttcatttagctaacttatttttattgtaggtataaaaatgaattatttgttgttatcaatttacatcaaatgtttgataccattaaagtggttatcttgatttgttgtttaattttgatacaataaatatttcatcacttattattatatatatagatatatatatatatatatatatatttatataataatatcataatatttcatttagacgatagtgtggctctgccggttgttctaaatgaaatattatgatttaatactaacatctaacaatcttacatttactttatcgcatctaacttttatttttcgcatctaacttttactttctcgcgactaacttttactttatcgcaactaaaatttactttatcgcaactaacttttactttatcgcaactaacttttactttatcgcaactaacttttactttaccgcaactaacttattaaatcaatatatttcatttaggcaatagcgtggctctgccggttgttctaaatgaaatataatgatttaatttaacatttactttatgcaattatttatttatatagtcataattataatcataggtaccatatataaaatatcggttaattcggtattttctatagtgggaactatattatattatgtgtgtgtttaatattttggaaccattatttatggtggtttcttttgttttacttttagctaaacaatattacataaaccaagaataaatcctcaagccttgacaaagtttataatttgtaaacttaattcttgcatttggtaatctataaattaataaatttaaactcaaaataacctttctgtggatcgatctcgtacttacgaattatattacttgcagacaacctacacttgggtgaattattatttaagtagtagcaattATGTGTTCtcttctatgcttcgaaatctttggttccgctgtgtctgtatgaaaactctgaaatctgaaacTCTATAAAAttctgtctgttacttctgaatttttttgcactgttacgattcaaatttgaaatgggacgagaattgtagttCTGTTCTGgtccccattggtgggtataaaaccatgttctctctggcccccattggtgggtataaaaccatgttctggcctcatcccttagaggactaacatattggggacaatttgaccatggaaatgagaacaGAAATAGTGTTGTGTCCGTTTGATTTGATCTGTTTCTAAATTACTCTGAATCCTCTGAtaaattctgtcatttattcgattcGCTTCTGTcatgataagttaagaatattaagttttgaaagtttgttaaaaagACGTTTTAAggaaactaagttctatatgtatctttggaatcgatcgacccccccttgctgagtgtttcccaaaacactcatcCCTTACAAATTTTCAGATAAAAGTGAAGAGCAAGTAAATGAAGAAGAGCAAGAagcgttctggggatggtgatcagATTTCGAGATTGGAAAATCGAGAATTGTACTCCTTTTCTTTTGATTAGCTTCTGTAAACTCTGATGCAAAAGCTTATTcttttgtcattgtaagacaatattctatttatgaaaaagattgGTTTTAATtaatacgaggctttattgttttcaatataattgctaaacaatgccggatgtcaccgaagCGACGCTTCGAACACGGGgcatgacatttaagtggtctcagagccgccaggttcataatcccgctgagattttgacaaacaaaatttgacgaagtcaaattttggcaaaagcctagtgcaaTCCTATCTAAATCCAACATTCATCCTTTCCGAAAATGTTCCTTGAGAAATTCGAAAATCTATCCCTTCAATCGTTCCGAAAATCCTTAGTATCGGAATTTTCCCACGACAACTTCGTTATTTGTGCAtttctatcctttatacgattctgatgctttacttccattttatcctaggaaatggctgcaCCACGTACTCGCGCTCAGGTGCTCTTCGTATGTGTCAGCTTACCATAGATAATCAAGCTAGGGAGATTGCGACTCTGAAGGCCCAACTGGCTAGGGAGAAACTGGAAAAACAGGAGCTTAGTGAGATTAGGCACATACTGGAGACCGACGTGCAGCGACTTACTCATCATCTGGATTTGGCTGAGAGCCAACTTCTACATATACCGACTGATTCAGCTCGCATCGCGCGCTTAGCTTCACTCAACAGGGAGTTACTGCAGAGAGTAGGGATAGAGCGAGGACGTGCTACTCAGGTTCGTCAGCGCCAAGAGGAGTTCAACGCCAAACAGGATCGATACATTTCGAAGCTTCACGGAACTATGGACAGACTTCAAGACCAGAATAACTACCTACATCTGGTGATagagaacatggaggaagaggaggAAGCACCGGTAGAGGTGGCCGATGACGACGGCGACAGTGATAGCGACATCGAAGGTGGAGATATGATCGACTAGATTAGTATCCGGATTGTAATAAAATCATGACGGAAAAAGTACTAAGTGTATCaccttatttttttaaatgaaaattctATTATCTTCAAATTATTGCATTTACATATCAAAATTGATAAAGTATTTTATAAATCTGTCTATAAGAAATTAATTTCTTTTAACTTTTATAGGAAAGCAAACATGGATCATCAAAGCATTATAATTGAACTTCAAAAACAGCTCCAGGAAAAAGAGGCGGAGattaaaatattgaaagaaaaaaatgaaaaactcgaGAGAGATAATTACCAGTTGGATGGAAATAACGTAtgcatgatggaggatcttcgtgaggcAATAGAGGAAGAGAAAAGACTGTGCCACGACGTTAGGCGCTATGCTGCTTACCACCTAGAGTCTGAACGACAGCACGAAATCACCAAAAAGGAATTGAACAAAGCTCAGGATAGGGTGGTGACGCTCCAAATTCGGGATGAGAGCCTTTTCAAAACTCAGCGCCGTCTTCAGGAACGGATCGATGAAcaagaaatcgatgaaaaaTTAAGCCAGtcaacaatacaagaactacaggatcaagtaaacaaccttgatcaccacaacacacaaTTGCAGAATTACATAGAGCATCTACAAAATGAGATGatcaatatggaagaactcaTGGAACAACTGGAAGAAAACCCTGTGGAAGAAGAAATTAATGAAGTAGTAGGGGACGGAGAAGTAATAGACGAGTAGAGAGAGAGAGTTCTAGAATAGACTTCGCTTGTATctagaaatatttgattaatcagttgttttgaaaatttcggttgtatataaaaaaaaatctttattatttaatgaaattatttctttgattaaatattgtggcaaacaaattattaaaatacatgtttataggaaatggcaAGCATACCACcccgaaacaaccgtaaccctcgtggtgccaaccaagatgaaaacccaccaccaccaccgagaGTAAATCTCAGTCAAGAAGATATGATGGCAGTAGCTACTATTGTGGCGGCAACATTGCAAGGGTTCGTGaacccattggctaacgccATCCAACCACCTCAAAAACCACAACCGCGTGGGATTAAATACAATTATGAATCCCTCCGAAGaaatcgagttccaactttcGACGGGAACCCAGACCCGGAAGTCAGTCATAATTGGCTAAAAAATGTCGAATTGCAATTACACCTACTTGAAGTGCCTGAAGAATTGAGAGTAGAGGTAGTAATACCGTTTCTTGAGGACAGAGCACGAAAATGGTGGGAAACCGTGTCACCATCTCTAGCCAAAGTGGAAGATATCACATGGCAGATTTTTAAGAGACACTTTCTAAAACAATACTATCCAGCTGAATTTCGTCTGCAGAAGCtgaatgaatttgaaaatttcaggCAGACACCGGATATGGCAGTAATGGAATATACCTCAAGGTTTAATGATCTGGGAACCTACGTCCCAACAATTATGTCTGATGAAACCTTGAAGATGCATCGTTTTAAGAAAGGACTAAGCAGCCGGATTCAATCGGCTTTGGCGATGTTCAAACCAAACAATTTTGCTGATTTGATGGGCGCGGCAATGAGCGCGGAAACAGATTTTAAATGCCGTGAAGATGAGAACAGGAATAAGAGACCCTTGGTTAACCAAACTACTCAAATGGTCCCAAATTTAAGAAGCCGAATAATTCAAGTGGACCTCCAAGAGGAAATTTTAAAAGTGCTGGCAACACCGAAGGAAAATGGTGCGATACATGTTGACAGAAGCATGTTGGAGAATGTTATCGGAAGACAGGCGCTTGTTTTGAGTGCGGAAAGGTGGGTCATAGAATTAAAGATTGTCCAGACAACAAGGACAAAGGGTCGGGGTCCAATAAACAACATGAGAACAAGACTAATGCTTGGGTTTATGCAATAACCCAAGAAGAAGCTGATAACACCAACGAAGTGGTGGCAGGTACCATCTTACTCAATAAAATGCCTGCATATGCTTTGTTTGTGGTGCCACAcattcatttgtgtctagaagatttTCTAAGAAGCTTAAACTTGAGCATGATATATATAGTGAACCGTTAAGAGTAGCAACACCTGCCAGTAAAATAATTGAAACCTGCAAAGTGTATCGAAATTGTCAAATTTGCATCAGTAAACAGGATTTTGAGGCAGAACTAATCGAACTCAACATGATTGAGTTTGACgtcattcttggaatggactggttagctaaaaaCCATGCTATAGTAGATTGCCAAAGGAAAGACATCAGACTTCAGACTCCAACTATGGAGGAAGTCATATACCACGGGAAATCCAAAGAACGAAAATCTCTACTATCTGCCTCACAAGCTTGGAAGGCCATAAAAGGAGGTGAAAAGATTTATCTGGCGGTAATCAATCAAGTCAAAGGGGAAGAAATCCCAaagttggaagatattccaattgtttaGGAATTTCCAGATGTTTTCCCCGAGGAATTACCGGGAGAGATACCCGATagggaagtagaatttgaaatcaatttgatccctggtgctgcaccaatctcaaaggcaccatgccgaatggctccagctgaattTAAGGAATTAAAGGAACAACTTCAGGAATTAGTGGATAAGAAGCAGGTTCGCCCTACtgcatccccgtggggagcaccactgctctttgtaaagaaaaaggacggaagcatgaggctatgtattgattaccgggagttaaACAAGATaaccataaagaataagtatccactccCGAGAATtgacgatctttttgaccagTTAAAAGGAGccaaagttttctcaaaactcGATCTTAGATCTGGCTATCACCAGCTGAAAGTCAAAACTGAGGATATCCTTAAATCTGCTTTTAGgacaaggtatggacattacgaattcacagtaatgccttttggcctaacaaatgctcctgcagcattcatggacctgatgaatcgagtgttcaaaccatacctcaacaaatttgtggttgtcttcatagatgatatccttgtgtactcaccaagtgaagaagaacacaGAGAACACCTGCGTCTCACGTTACAGATACTGCGAGAGAAAGAACTATACGccaaatttaagaaatgtgaattttggttaaaaagtgtggcgttcctaggccatataatttctgaattaggagtgtcagtagaccctaagaaggtggaggcaatcaaggattggccacaaccaaagacaTTGACTGAagtaaggagttttctgggtttagctggctactatagaaaatttgtggaaggattttcttcgatagccatcccactcaccaaacttactaagaaaaattcgaaatttatttggaatgaaGCGTGTGAAAGAAGTTTTGAAATCCTGAAGACAAAACTCTCTTCCACAACAGTACTAATTCTTCCcgaggatggtaagaatttcactataTAAAGTGACGTttcaaagggaggattagggtgtgtgcttatgaaagagggtcaggtaatcgcttatgcctcacggcaactaaaaccatatgagccgaattaccccactcatgacttggagttagccgcagtagtatttgcgcttaAAATCTCGAGGCACTActtttatggagtaaaatgcgaagtttttactgatcaccagagcctcaagtacattttcacccaaaaggaattaaacatgaggcaaagaaggtggatggaacttctcaaggactatgattTGTCAATCAATTACCATCCGAGTAAGGCAAATAAAGTGGTAGATGCGTTGAGCCCGAGGAACCCTGGGAAGGTTAACTTATCTTCACTATCAGTACAACCAGGTctccgagagaccatcaaattgaagcagagtcaagacacctccatcctcaaaattaaagaacaaatccaagaaggaaaagttccagaatttcaaattgatgaaaatgagATACTCTGGATGAGAGGACGATTGTATGTGCCAAACATCGATGGAATTCGAGAAGAGGTAATggccgaggcacataaatcgagattttcggtacatccagggagtactaaaatgtacagagacttaaaaaataattactggtggaacggaatgaagaaagacgtggctgtctttgtttccaagtgcctaacctgccaacaagtcaaggcagagcatcaacgacttggaggacttttacagccattggaaataccaacatggaagtgggataatatctccatggactttgtagtcGGGCTACCAAAATCAAGACAAGGTCATGATGGAATCTGGGTAATCGTTGACAGATTAACTAAGTCTGCACATTTTTTACCGGTGCAGATGACTTACAACCTGGATAAGCTCGCTACCTtgtatatggacaacatagtgaggctacaCAGAGTCCCGACAAGTATactttctgacagagatccaagatttgtatcaagattttggaaaagtttccaaaaggctatgggGACCAAGGTTACTCTCAGCATggcctatcatccccagactgatggccaaaccgaaaggacaattcaaaccctcgaggaTATGCTGAGGGCACGTGCAATGGATTTTTCAGGAAATTTGAGTGAACAGTTACCCCTGATAGaattcacctataacaacagctatcacagtagcatcgagatggctccgtatgaagctttgtatggtagaaagtgtaggtcgcctctatattgggacgaAGTCGGAGAAAAGGCTGTTACTGGACCAGAGCTTGTTCAATTAACCATTGACAAGGTCGCTATAATCAAAGAAAGGCTTAAGACCACCCAAGATAGACAAAAAAGCTGGGCCGATTTGAAGAGAAGACCGTTGGAATTGGAGATTGGTGAAATGGCTTATGTCAAGGTCTCTCCTATGAAGGGAGTAGTTCGGTTCAGTAAGTCCGGAAAGTTAAACCCAAGGTAtgtgggaccgttcgagatactCGAGAAGGTGGGAACATTAGCCTGCCAACTGGCTTTACCACCTGATATGTCCAGGATACATAATGTATTCCACATCTCGCAACTGAGAAAGTATGTCCCAGATCCGAGTCATGCACTCAAAGTTGCACCAttgatgattgaaggaaacctCAATAAAGAACTcaaatacgaagaagtccctatccgaatagtggacacaaaagaGAGGCATCGAACAATCCCATACGTCAAAGtgcagtggtcaaatcataccgagagggaggccacttgggagctGGAAGAGAAAATGCGCTCACAATACCCTTATTTGTTCACAAGCTCTAGCTGATCCAAGTTTTGAGGACGAAACTTTctataaggagggagggatgtgagaacacGGGATTTTCCGATCCAAAGCAAATCATGTAAGAAGATTCGAACTTGAAATTTAACCCAAACTAAGCTTAACCACTTTCATTCTAACTAGATAACCTGAATTTTAACTTAGATTTCATCAACTTTAACTCGAggaagtaacttcaaagctcggggattagctcaacAGGAGGCTGAGCTGCAAATAACCGCATCAATCGAAGTATTTTCACGGgaagagtaaaaccccagctcaaggactcgatccttcagctcaaagaagctcaaccaagcttgtcctaacaagaccaaaaaagggagctataagttgagccaagagttTGGACAAGTTAAATGTGCAGGAAATAACCTTTGTGTTAACCTATGAAAGAGCTGCGAGAGGAGCTAAGGTCTAGGACATCTTTATTATGCAAAGAATGACCCTTGATGCTTGGCATCCCTTTGACCACATTGATGGCTATAATTGAAGGCTTGGCTTGGAGCCCAAGTTGGCGTCCAAAATGCTAGGTGAAGGGGCATGGTTGGCCTATAAATACTACATAAAGGTTGAAGGAAAATTGTTCCAAAAATAAGCATAAAATTCGACCCTTCCGCTACTCAAATCTCTCCAAGTTTCGGCCAAgcaaagcaaggaagaagaaggAAAATTCGTGCAGTCCAGAGTTGCAATCCTGCATcgaagtgctgcccgatttTCGGCAAGAAACTTTCTACAAAAATCGGTAAGTGGACTTTCGTTATATAAtttgttgtatttttaaactttgatataaaTAGTGTGATATGCATGTTGGTGTGTccctttttcgaaaatattagtatgttctgtttaaaatttcgatcgattatgtgttctcttctatgctttgaaatctttggttccgctgtgtctgtatgaaaactctgaaatctgaaactctgaaaagttctgtctgttacttctgaattctgttgcactgttacgattcgaatttgaaatgggacgagaattgtagttCTGTTCtagcccccattggtgggtataaaaccatgttctgttatggcccccattggtgggtataaaaccatattatggcctcaccccttagaggactaacatattggagacaatttgaccatggaaatgagaggAGTAATAGTGTTGTGTCCGTTTGatttgatctgtttctgaattaCTCTGAATCCTCTGAtaaattctgtcatttattTGATTCGCTTCTGTcatgataagttaagaatattatgttttgaaagtttgttaaaaagacgttttaagaaaactaagttctatatgtatctttggaatcgatcgatcCCCACTTGCTgtgtgtttcccaaaacactcaccccttacaaatttcagataaaagtgAAGAGCAAGTAAATGAAGAAGAGCAAGAagcgttctggggatggtgatcagATTTCGAGATTGGAAAATCGAGAATTGTACTCCATTTCTTTTGATTAGCTTCTGTAAACTCTGATGTAAAAGCTTATTcttttgtcattgtaagacaatattctattatgaaaaagactggtttgatttgatacgaggcttttttgttttcaatataattgctaaacaatgccggatgtcaccgacgcttcgaaCACGGGGCGTGACACACCCTCTGGGACCTTCTCCCACGAATGGTCTCCCTCTTGGGCCTTCTCCCGAGAATGAgctccctctgggacctttCTGTCACGATATCCCAAATCATATCATCTTAATAATCACAATTACTTAACCTCCTCCaatgtttcacattttcatccattaaaaaaaatatcatgcatttaatactatttttccttttaaaatcAAGAATGCAATATTTCTTTTAActttatcgtttcatcataaattccataaataatcataaaattacataaacatgta
It contains:
- the LOC142537639 gene encoding uncharacterized protein LOC142537639, translated to MAVATIVAATLQGFVNPLANAIQPPQKPQPRGIKYNYESLRRNRVPTFDGNPDPEVSHNWLKNVELQLHLLEVPEELRVEVVIPFLEDRARKWWETVSPSLAKVEDITWQIFKRHFLKQYYPAEFRLQKLNEFENFRQTPDMAVMEYTSRFNDLGTYVPTIMSDETLKMHRFKKGLSSRIQSALAMFKPNNFADLMGAAMSAETDFKCREDENRNKRPLVNQTTQMVPNLRSRIIQVDLQEEILKVLATPKENGAIHVDRSMLENVIGRQALVLSAESKQDFEAELIELNMIEFDVILGMDWLAKNHAIVDCQRKDIRLQTPTMEEVIYHGKSKERKSLLSASQAWKAIKGGEKIYLAVINQVKGEEIPKLEDIPIV